One region of Marivirga arenosa genomic DNA includes:
- a CDS encoding cytochrome ubiquinol oxidase subunit I — protein sequence MDTEILARIQFAFTVAFHYIYPPLSIGLGVILIIMEGMYLKTKKELYHKMTRFWVKIFALIFGIGVATGIVMEFEFGTNWATYSRYVGDIFGSALAAEGLFAFALESGFLGVLLFGWNRVSPVVHFISTIGVAFGSMFSAVWIVVANSWQQTPAGFKIVGEGLNQKAEITDFWAMVFNPSSVDRLSHVIIGAFLAGAFLVLSVNAYYILKGKFLEIAKPAFKIALVVAMISSLAQLFTGHNSADGVAENQPAKLAAFEGHYPKSEVADLYLFGWVDHKSKEVVGIKIPKGLTFLIHQDFTTPVKGLDAFPEDEIPTQVNAVFQFYHLMVAIGMLLIGLSLFAGFLWWRGKLFQFRWLMWVFVWAVFLPQIANQVGWFAAEMGRQPWVVYGLLKTSDALSQAVTANQVLFSLILFFFVYLLLFLLFIYLLNKKIQHGPYDEKMEDQRPHQTASVPDFN from the coding sequence ATGGATACTGAAATCTTAGCAAGAATACAGTTTGCCTTTACAGTGGCCTTCCATTACATCTATCCACCTTTAAGCATTGGATTAGGAGTAATATTAATCATTATGGAAGGGATGTACTTGAAAACAAAAAAAGAGTTATATCATAAAATGACCCGTTTTTGGGTTAAGATTTTTGCTCTCATATTCGGAATTGGAGTAGCTACTGGAATTGTAATGGAGTTTGAATTCGGAACGAATTGGGCAACCTATTCACGCTATGTCGGAGATATATTTGGTTCTGCTTTAGCTGCTGAGGGTTTATTTGCTTTTGCACTAGAATCAGGATTTCTTGGGGTATTGCTTTTTGGATGGAATAGAGTTTCACCCGTTGTTCATTTTATTTCTACTATTGGAGTTGCTTTTGGTTCTATGTTTTCAGCTGTTTGGATAGTGGTAGCCAATAGTTGGCAACAAACCCCTGCTGGTTTTAAAATAGTGGGAGAGGGTTTAAACCAAAAGGCAGAAATTACTGATTTCTGGGCAATGGTATTTAATCCATCATCAGTAGATAGACTTTCTCATGTTATTATAGGAGCCTTTCTTGCCGGAGCGTTTTTAGTACTCTCAGTAAATGCATATTACATTTTAAAAGGAAAATTCCTTGAAATAGCAAAACCAGCTTTTAAAATCGCATTGGTTGTAGCAATGATTTCTTCTTTAGCACAATTATTTACTGGGCATAATTCAGCTGATGGTGTTGCAGAAAATCAACCTGCAAAACTTGCTGCATTTGAAGGTCATTATCCTAAAAGTGAGGTGGCAGATTTATATTTATTCGGTTGGGTAGATCACAAATCTAAAGAAGTTGTAGGCATTAAAATACCAAAAGGTCTAACGTTTCTAATCCATCAGGATTTTACTACCCCAGTCAAAGGTCTCGATGCTTTTCCTGAAGATGAAATTCCTACTCAGGTGAACGCAGTTTTTCAATTTTATCACCTTATGGTAGCTATTGGTATGTTACTAATTGGCTTAAGTTTATTTGCAGGCTTCTTGTGGTGGAGAGGAAAATTATTTCAATTTAGATGGCTTATGTGGGTATTCGTTTGGGCAGTGTTTTTACCCCAGATTGCTAATCAGGTAGGGTGGTTTGCCGCTGAAATGGGAAGACAGCCTTGGGTGGTTTATGGATTATTGAAAACTTCTGATGCCTTATCTCAAGCAGTTACTGCTAATCAGGTTTTATTCTCATTAATTTTATTTTTCTTCGTTTACTTATTGCTCTTTCTATTATTTATATATCTACTTAATAAGAAAATTCAGCACGGACCGTATGATGAGAAAATGGAAGACCAAAGGCCGCATCAAACTGCTAGTGTACCTGATTTCAACTAA
- the cydB gene encoding cytochrome d ubiquinol oxidase subunit II gives MDTFIGLEYNIWWFLLLGAVVTGYAILDGFDIGVGAIHLFLGNRENRKIAINAIGPVWDGNEVWLVITGGVLFAAFPPVYATLFSGLYIPLMLFLVMIIFRAVSIEFRGKEPMVWWQQTWDIAFSVASIIMALALGMVLGNVLQGLPIDETGEFTHKTDFNFINPFSLLTGVTTLGLFMLHGALYLGMKTEGKLYDQLGLIIKNSTVFFILAALLLSFYTLLYVPHLTDQIKEQEWMFFLPVVLVLLMANIPRQVSKRNYGYAFISSTGVISALLVIGAVGLFPSMLHSTIDPAYSLTLYNASASEKSLGIMLTIAMIAVPLVAIYTGFVFWTFRGKVKIDEHSY, from the coding sequence ATGGATACTTTTATCGGACTTGAATATAATATTTGGTGGTTTTTGCTGTTGGGAGCAGTGGTAACGGGTTATGCGATCCTGGATGGTTTTGATATTGGTGTTGGAGCTATTCATCTCTTCTTAGGAAATAGGGAAAATAGAAAAATTGCAATAAATGCAATTGGCCCCGTTTGGGATGGAAATGAAGTTTGGCTTGTAATTACAGGAGGAGTCTTATTTGCAGCTTTTCCTCCTGTTTACGCTACACTTTTTTCAGGTTTATATATCCCGCTGATGTTGTTTTTGGTCATGATTATCTTTAGAGCAGTGTCAATCGAATTCAGAGGGAAAGAACCGATGGTGTGGTGGCAGCAAACTTGGGATATCGCTTTTTCAGTTGCCAGCATTATTATGGCACTTGCTTTAGGTATGGTATTAGGGAATGTACTGCAGGGTCTGCCAATTGATGAAACAGGAGAGTTCACTCATAAAACTGATTTTAATTTTATCAATCCATTTTCTCTATTAACTGGTGTGACCACTTTAGGTTTATTTATGCTTCATGGAGCTCTTTATTTGGGAATGAAAACTGAAGGTAAGCTTTATGACCAATTAGGTTTAATAATAAAAAATAGTACTGTATTTTTTATTTTAGCAGCGTTACTGTTAAGCTTTTACACATTACTATACGTACCCCATTTAACTGATCAAATTAAAGAACAAGAATGGATGTTTTTCTTGCCTGTGGTTCTAGTATTATTAATGGCTAATATTCCTCGTCAGGTAAGCAAAAGGAATTATGGATATGCTTTTATTTCTTCTACTGGAGTGATTTCAGCATTATTAGTAATTGGAGCAGTAGGGCTTTTTCCTTCTATGCTTCATTCTACTATTGACCCTGCTTATAGTTTAACACTTTATAATGCTTCTGCCTCTGAAAAATCATTAGGTATAATGCTTACCATTGCAATGATTGCTGTACCCTTAGTTGCGATATACACAGGCTTTGTTTTCTGGACATTCCGTGGCAAAGTTAAAATTGACGAGCATAGTTATTGA